In Burkholderiales bacterium, the following proteins share a genomic window:
- a CDS encoding phytanoyl-CoA dioxygenase family protein, producing the protein MNACFEADGYAGPFVLGTPAQMNFVALQLTRTVFGVSGPDPADPYVNRHLDSPLVAQLCTHPAILGQVAPILGADLVVWRSLFFSKGAAARDVLWHQDSHFWRLDPPLTLTAWVAIDRAHDCCLEVIPGSHRSDLEHVPAPSGSQFPRLARVSASELARARELPVDEGMFVLFDQRLAHRSKSGGRSRRLALSIRIAPAHVRIDPALLPADGRVLAIRRGS; encoded by the coding sequence ATGAACGCATGCTTCGAGGCGGACGGCTACGCCGGTCCGTTCGTCCTCGGCACGCCGGCGCAGATGAACTTCGTGGCGCTGCAGCTCACGCGCACGGTGTTCGGCGTGAGCGGACCCGATCCGGCCGATCCGTACGTCAATCGTCACCTCGATTCGCCGCTGGTCGCCCAGCTCTGCACGCATCCGGCGATTCTCGGGCAGGTCGCGCCGATACTCGGGGCCGACCTCGTCGTCTGGAGATCGCTCTTCTTCTCCAAAGGCGCCGCCGCCAGGGACGTGCTGTGGCATCAGGACAGCCACTTCTGGCGGCTGGATCCGCCGCTGACCCTGACCGCGTGGGTCGCCATCGATCGCGCACACGACTGCTGTCTCGAAGTCATCCCCGGCTCGCACCGTTCGGACCTGGAGCACGTTCCCGCGCCGTCCGGCTCGCAGTTCCCGCGCCTCGCCCGAGTGAGCGCATCCGAGCTCGCGCGGGCGCGCGAGCTCCCGGTGGACGAGGGCATGTTCGTCCTGTTCGACCAGCGACTGGCGCATCGGTCGAAGTCCGGTGGGCGAAGCCGGCGCCTCGCGCTGTCGATACGAATCGCGCCGGCGCACGTGAGGATCGATCCGGCGCTGCTGCCCGCGGACGGCCGCGTCCTGGCCATCCGACGGGGAAGTTGA
- a CDS encoding TylF/MycF/NovP-related O-methyltransferase has protein sequence MVPVKLLAAKVATKLREAIEEQSAHDIYRKYRDLTMLSEAVFVSNLMLCRRKAPAAGCIVECGVWRGGMSAGMSDVLPGRVHYLFDSFEGLPPAQEIDGEVALAWQRDAAGPAYFDNCRAERVHAESAMRMSAAGAARIVGGWFSDTVPGFVPSEPIAVLRLDADWYDSTLQCLTGLYPHVQPGGLVIVDDYYVWDGCSRAIHDFLSLHKRVERIEQSRGVCYFVKRSSSSPAPP, from the coding sequence GTGGTTCCGGTCAAACTACTCGCCGCGAAAGTCGCCACCAAGCTACGCGAGGCGATCGAGGAGCAGTCGGCGCACGACATCTACCGGAAGTATCGCGATCTGACGATGCTCTCCGAAGCGGTCTTCGTCAGCAATCTCATGCTGTGCAGGCGCAAAGCGCCCGCGGCCGGATGCATCGTCGAATGCGGCGTGTGGCGAGGCGGCATGAGCGCGGGCATGTCCGACGTCCTGCCCGGCCGCGTGCATTACCTGTTCGACAGCTTCGAAGGCCTGCCGCCGGCGCAGGAGATCGACGGGGAGGTCGCGCTGGCCTGGCAGCGCGACGCTGCGGGACCGGCGTACTTCGACAATTGCCGCGCCGAGCGCGTCCACGCCGAGAGCGCGATGCGCATGTCGGCGGCCGGAGCCGCTCGCATCGTCGGCGGCTGGTTCAGCGATACCGTCCCGGGTTTCGTGCCCTCGGAGCCGATCGCGGTGCTGCGCCTCGACGCCGACTGGTACGACTCCACCCTGCAGTGCCTGACCGGGCTGTATCCCCACGTCCAGCCGGGCGGACTTGTGATCGTCGACGATTACTACGTCTGGGACGGCTGCTCGCGGGCGATCCACGATTTCCTCTCGCTGCACAAGCGCGTCGAGCGGATAGAGCAAAGCCGGGGCGTGTGCTACTTCGTCAAGCGTTCTTCCTCGAGCCCAGCGCCTCCTTGA
- a CDS encoding glycosyltransferase family 4 protein, with translation MTYRTLFPFACNDEHTSHPPFSLTRHLALTDLRAELWVMRRGPAARADFVRTPIPGIAHSCLFRLNKALHPGGDWPRSILESSYVRAFREGDAAHVYRGCSTALMRALRQRGCVVFLERINTMDHTAKRLIEDAYARRGWPLEHTYTDGVLAAQQAQAEAADFIFSPSPAVTESLLDCDVPARRILSCSYGWDPARYRATTRALPQIDGVTVLFVGGIGVRKGAHLLLDAWSRARIRGRLVLLGRMEPTVEKHCAHHLARDDVIHLSYTRDTGSVYRAADVFAFPTLEEGSPLVSYEAMGHGLPALISPIGAGSVIRDGKEGLVVDPHDEDAWVEALRKLAGDADLRRDMGDAARARAADYTWDKVAARRYRLIKEALGSRKNA, from the coding sequence ATGACGTACCGCACGCTGTTTCCCTTCGCTTGCAACGACGAGCATACGAGCCATCCTCCGTTCTCGTTGACGCGGCATCTCGCCCTGACCGACCTTCGCGCCGAGCTCTGGGTGATGCGCCGCGGTCCCGCGGCACGTGCGGATTTCGTGCGCACGCCGATACCCGGCATCGCCCATTCATGCCTGTTCCGGCTGAACAAGGCGTTGCACCCGGGCGGCGACTGGCCCAGATCGATCCTCGAGTCCTCGTATGTCAGGGCGTTTCGCGAAGGCGACGCGGCTCACGTCTATCGCGGCTGCAGCACCGCATTGATGCGCGCGCTGCGCCAACGGGGTTGCGTCGTTTTCCTCGAGCGCATCAACACCATGGACCACACCGCGAAACGCCTCATCGAAGACGCGTACGCCCGCAGGGGATGGCCTCTCGAGCACACTTACACCGACGGCGTGCTCGCGGCGCAGCAGGCGCAGGCCGAGGCCGCGGATTTCATCTTCAGCCCCAGCCCGGCAGTGACCGAGTCGCTGCTCGACTGCGACGTTCCGGCGCGCCGGATATTGAGCTGCAGCTACGGCTGGGATCCCGCGCGGTATCGCGCGACGACACGCGCGCTGCCCCAGATCGACGGCGTGACCGTGCTGTTCGTCGGCGGCATCGGCGTGCGCAAGGGCGCTCATCTGCTGCTCGACGCATGGAGCCGCGCGCGCATCCGCGGCCGGCTCGTGTTGCTCGGGCGCATGGAGCCCACGGTCGAGAAGCATTGCGCGCATCATCTCGCGCGCGACGACGTCATCCATCTCTCCTACACGCGCGACACGGGCTCGGTCTACCGTGCGGCGGACGTGTTCGCTTTTCCGACGCTGGAGGAAGGCAGCCCGCTCGTGAGCTACGAAGCGATGGGCCATGGGCTGCCGGCATTGATCTCGCCGATCGGCGCCGGCAGCGTCATCCGGGACGGCAAGGAGGGCCTGGTCGTCGACCCTCACGACGAGGATGCGTGGGTCGAGGCGCTGCGCAAGCTCGCGGGCGATGCGGACTTGCGGCGCGATATGGGCGACGCGGCGCGCGCCAGGGCGGCCGATTACACGTGGGACAAAGTCGCCGCGCGAAGATATCGCCTCATCAAGGAGGCGCTGGGCTCGAGGAAGAACGCTTGA
- a CDS encoding MaoC family dehydratase: MSDKVVIRTVDELRGYVGKEVAVGKWIAITQDLINKFAEASGDYQWIHVDVERCAKESPFKKTIAHGNLSFCQLSSIARNADVELPPTRMGINYGVNKIRYTGIVPVGSKIRGRYKLLDIKDIDDKTILLTWGVTGEIEGGEKPILIAETLSRQTLK; the protein is encoded by the coding sequence ATGTCGGACAAGGTCGTCATCAGGACCGTCGACGAGCTGAGGGGCTACGTCGGCAAGGAAGTCGCGGTCGGCAAGTGGATCGCGATCACGCAGGATCTCATAAACAAGTTCGCCGAGGCGTCGGGCGATTACCAGTGGATACACGTCGACGTCGAGCGCTGCGCCAAAGAGTCGCCGTTCAAGAAGACCATCGCGCACGGCAACCTCTCGTTCTGCCAGCTCTCGTCGATCGCGCGCAACGCCGACGTCGAGCTGCCGCCGACCAGGATGGGCATCAACTACGGCGTCAACAAGATCCGCTACACCGGCATCGTGCCGGTAGGCTCGAAGATCCGCGGGCGCTACAAGCTGCTCGACATCAAGGACATCGACGACAAGACCATCCTGCTCACCTGGGGCGTCACCGGCGAGATCGAAGGCGGCGAGAAGCCGATCCTCATCGCCGAGACGCTCTCGCGGCAGACGCTCAAGTGA
- a CDS encoding tripartite tricarboxylate transporter substrate binding protein codes for MTATSLRGAGAKKPSRNVRARIACAFLVSVASSALAQTYPAKPLRIIVPWTAGGTADLLARTVGQKLSESLHQQAVVDNRPGAGGLIGTEVAAKAPPDGHTLLLATTAPNSVAISLYPKIPFDPVKDFANVSLVARTCYVLSVHPSMPVKTVKDLIALAKAQPGKLTFSSPGSGTPNHLSGEMFKMRAGVNMQHVPYKGSAQAIQDVIAGHIALSFENITVVSTHVKSGRVRGVAVTSLNRSAVLPDIPTIAESGLPGFDAVGWFGVVVPAATPRDIVTRLNAEIVRGLAAADVKERISTLGAELVTSTPEELDRFNRAQIAQWAKVVKFANAKPD; via the coding sequence GTGACCGCCACGTCATTGCGAGGAGCGGGAGCGAAGAAGCCATCGCGGAACGTCCGCGCGCGCATCGCGTGTGCGTTCCTGGTTTCGGTCGCGAGCAGTGCGCTCGCCCAGACCTATCCCGCCAAACCGCTGCGCATCATCGTTCCGTGGACCGCGGGCGGCACCGCCGACCTGCTCGCGCGCACCGTCGGGCAGAAGCTGAGCGAAAGCCTCCACCAGCAGGCCGTGGTCGACAATCGTCCCGGCGCGGGCGGTCTCATCGGCACCGAGGTCGCGGCCAAAGCGCCACCGGATGGTCATACGCTGCTCCTCGCGACGACCGCGCCGAACTCGGTCGCGATCAGCCTCTATCCCAAGATCCCGTTCGACCCGGTGAAGGACTTCGCGAACGTCTCGCTCGTCGCGCGCACTTGCTACGTGCTCTCGGTACATCCGTCGATGCCGGTGAAGACCGTGAAAGACCTGATCGCGCTCGCCAAGGCGCAGCCGGGCAAGCTCACCTTTTCGTCGCCGGGCTCGGGCACACCGAACCACCTCTCGGGCGAGATGTTCAAGATGCGCGCCGGCGTGAACATGCAGCACGTGCCGTACAAAGGCAGCGCGCAGGCGATACAGGACGTGATCGCGGGGCATATCGCCCTGAGCTTCGAGAACATCACCGTGGTGAGCACGCATGTTAAATCGGGGCGCGTGCGCGGCGTGGCGGTGACGAGCCTGAACCGCTCGGCGGTGCTGCCTGACATTCCGACGATCGCCGAATCCGGCCTGCCCGGCTTCGACGCGGTCGGCTGGTTCGGTGTCGTGGTGCCGGCGGCGACGCCGCGCGACATCGTGACCAGGCTCAACGCCGAGATCGTGCGCGGCCTCGCCGCCGCCGACGTGAAGGAGCGCATCTCGACGCTCGGCGCCGAGCTCGTCACCTCGACACCGGAGGAGCTCGACCGCTTCAACCGCGCCCAGATCGCGCAGTGGGCGAAGGTGGTGAAGTTCGCGAACGCGAAGCCGGATTGA
- a CDS encoding 3'-5' exonuclease, protein MRDHPPAALSISREDLAELPIRRFEGDIRLVTAAEDLDAALHDIRSERVVGFDTETRPSFRKGESHLPCLVQAATARAVYLFRPGADTVAALTELLEEPRIVKAGVALAHDLRSLALVFPFEARNVVELGAVARRAGIEQSGVRNLAGLLLGYRIPKGNRTSNWAARRLTPAQITYAATDAWVCRELFLKFESAGLF, encoded by the coding sequence ATGCGCGATCATCCGCCGGCCGCTCTTTCGATCTCCAGAGAGGACCTTGCCGAGCTGCCCATCCGCCGCTTCGAGGGCGACATCCGGCTGGTAACGGCCGCCGAAGACCTCGACGCTGCGCTCCACGACATCCGCAGCGAACGCGTCGTGGGCTTCGATACCGAGACACGGCCTTCGTTTCGCAAGGGCGAGAGCCATCTGCCGTGCCTGGTGCAGGCGGCGACCGCTCGCGCGGTGTATCTCTTCAGGCCCGGGGCCGATACCGTTGCGGCACTCACCGAGCTTCTGGAGGAGCCTCGCATCGTCAAAGCCGGCGTCGCGCTCGCGCACGACCTGCGCTCGCTGGCGCTGGTGTTTCCGTTCGAGGCGAGGAACGTCGTCGAGCTGGGCGCGGTCGCGCGCCGCGCCGGCATCGAGCAATCGGGCGTGCGCAATCTTGCGGGGCTGCTCCTCGGCTACCGCATCCCGAAGGGGAATCGCACGTCGAACTGGGCGGCGCGACGGCTCACGCCGGCGCAGATCACCTATGCGGCGACCGACGCCTGGGTATGCCGTGAGCTGTTCCTGAAATTCGAGAGTGCCGGGCTGTTCTAA
- a CDS encoding malate/lactate/ureidoglycolate dehydrogenase has translation MDGDVLLPTDAMRAWVRDLWLAAGCEADEAQRVAEHLVGANLAGHDSHGVAMVLPYVRSLKADELQLNREITVVTDTGTLLVVDGNRGIGQSMAHQTMELAIERARKNGIAMIGLRNTHHIGRVGHWAEEAIAAGLASIHFTNVVSRPLVSPHGGGQSRFGTNPLTVGLPRKDGPPILLDFATSAIAVGKVRVAYNRKAQAPVGALIDHQGKATTNPAVMYEEPLGALLTAAGHKGYALAMVCDLLGAAIFGGTTPEPSRLRPPGLYNNMLAIVFDPSRFGAAEHYEREAREFIDYVQSARRTDPNAPIEIPGDAERRYRRERAQALPVDPGTLRTLDEAAKAINELRGSSLAPASSLAAR, from the coding sequence GTGGACGGTGACGTGTTATTGCCGACCGACGCGATGCGCGCGTGGGTGCGGGATCTGTGGCTCGCGGCAGGCTGCGAGGCGGACGAAGCGCAGCGCGTCGCCGAGCATCTCGTCGGCGCCAATCTCGCGGGGCACGACTCGCACGGCGTCGCGATGGTGCTGCCGTACGTGCGCTCGCTCAAGGCGGACGAGCTCCAGCTCAACCGCGAGATCACCGTCGTCACCGACACCGGCACGCTGCTGGTCGTCGACGGCAACCGCGGCATCGGGCAGTCGATGGCGCACCAGACGATGGAGCTCGCCATCGAGCGCGCGCGGAAGAACGGCATTGCGATGATCGGCCTGCGCAACACCCACCATATCGGCCGCGTCGGCCACTGGGCGGAGGAAGCGATCGCCGCCGGCCTGGCGTCGATCCACTTCACCAACGTGGTGAGCCGGCCGCTGGTTTCGCCCCACGGCGGCGGCCAGAGCCGCTTCGGCACCAACCCGCTCACGGTCGGCCTGCCGCGCAAGGACGGTCCGCCGATCCTGCTCGATTTCGCCACCAGCGCGATCGCCGTCGGCAAGGTGCGCGTCGCGTACAACCGCAAGGCGCAGGCGCCGGTCGGCGCGCTGATCGATCACCAAGGCAAGGCCACGACGAACCCGGCGGTGATGTACGAAGAGCCGCTGGGCGCATTGCTCACGGCCGCGGGACACAAGGGCTATGCGCTCGCGATGGTGTGCGACCTGCTCGGCGCCGCGATCTTCGGCGGCACTACGCCCGAGCCTTCCCGCCTGCGTCCGCCCGGTCTCTACAACAACATGCTCGCGATCGTCTTCGACCCGTCGCGCTTCGGCGCGGCCGAGCACTACGAGCGCGAAGCGCGCGAGTTCATCGACTACGTGCAGTCGGCGCGGCGCACCGATCCGAACGCGCCGATCGAGATTCCGGGCGACGCGGAGCGGCGCTATCGGAGGGAGCGCGCACAGGCGCTGCCGGTCGATCCCGGCACGCTGCGCACGCTCGACGAAGCGGCGAAGGCGATCAACGAGCTGCGCGGATCGTCGCTGGCGCCGGCGTCGTCGCTGGCCGCTCGGTAA
- a CDS encoding 3-hydroxyacyl-CoA dehydrogenase NAD-binding domain-containing protein: MSEAQVVHYEVEDGVAVISIDNPPVNALGPGVREGIIEGVEKANADANVKAIVLIGAGRSFIAGADIRQFGKARSVTTGASTKALDESKKPVVAAIHGFALGGGLEHALACNYRVAVPSAKVGLPEVLIGVLPGGGGTQRLPRLIGPKAAMEMIVSGRHVPAPEAKKLGIVDEIVDEKNLRSEAIKYAKSLADKRPLPRVRDKTDRLEEARGDAGMFEAMRRSIARKARNQKAPYYCIDCVEAATTQSFDEGVAFERAKFAELENSDEAKALRYAFFAEREVAKIPGAPKDLKPAKVKSAAIVGAGTMGGGIAMSFADHGIPVKVLEVTREALDKGLERVRNNYGVSVKRGSLTQAQVDERLPLIQPVTSYDDIGDADVVIEAVFERIDVKKDVFQKLDRVMKPGAMILTNSSAIDIDIMANETKRPQDVGGAHFFAPANVMKLCEVVRGTKTSIETIAGAMKMGRDIGKISAVAGSCDGFAANRSRAPFVTEMFLMLEEGVLPEQVDKVMVNFGYPMGPFAVSDLSGLDISYDTRKRRAAADPNYRKLHVPDRLVEMGRKGQKTGAGWYRYEKGDRTPHPDEVVKSVIADVAKEFNVPQREFSDDEILKRLLLASVNEACKILEEGKAYRASDIDVMWLHGFGFPRYRGGLMFWADNAMGAKAILAQVNEWHQRYGDRWKPSKLLQAIGASGGSLREAKGAV; encoded by the coding sequence ATGAGCGAAGCACAAGTCGTCCATTACGAAGTCGAAGACGGGGTCGCCGTCATCTCGATCGACAACCCGCCGGTGAACGCGCTCGGGCCGGGCGTGCGCGAAGGGATCATCGAAGGCGTGGAGAAGGCGAACGCCGACGCGAACGTCAAGGCGATCGTCCTGATCGGCGCCGGCCGCAGCTTCATCGCCGGCGCGGACATCCGCCAGTTCGGCAAGGCGCGCTCGGTGACGACCGGCGCGAGCACCAAGGCGCTCGACGAGAGTAAAAAGCCCGTCGTCGCGGCGATCCACGGCTTTGCACTGGGCGGCGGCCTCGAGCACGCGCTGGCGTGCAATTACCGGGTCGCGGTTCCGAGCGCGAAAGTGGGGCTCCCCGAGGTGTTGATCGGCGTGCTGCCGGGCGGCGGCGGCACGCAGCGTCTGCCGCGGCTGATCGGACCGAAAGCCGCGATGGAGATGATCGTCAGCGGCCGCCACGTGCCCGCGCCGGAAGCGAAGAAGCTCGGCATCGTCGACGAGATCGTCGACGAGAAGAACCTGCGCTCTGAGGCGATCAAGTACGCGAAGAGCCTCGCCGACAAGCGCCCGCTGCCGCGCGTGCGCGACAAGACCGACCGCCTCGAAGAAGCCAGGGGCGACGCCGGCATGTTCGAGGCGATGAGGAGGTCGATCGCCCGCAAGGCGCGCAATCAGAAAGCGCCGTACTACTGCATCGACTGCGTGGAAGCGGCGACGACCCAGTCGTTCGACGAAGGTGTTGCGTTCGAGCGCGCGAAGTTCGCGGAGCTCGAGAACTCGGACGAAGCCAAAGCGCTGCGCTACGCGTTCTTCGCGGAGCGCGAGGTCGCCAAGATCCCCGGCGCGCCCAAGGATCTGAAGCCCGCGAAAGTGAAGTCCGCCGCGATCGTCGGCGCCGGCACCATGGGCGGCGGCATCGCGATGTCGTTCGCCGACCACGGCATCCCGGTGAAGGTCCTCGAAGTCACGCGCGAAGCGCTCGACAAGGGGCTGGAGCGCGTGCGCAACAACTACGGGGTGAGCGTGAAACGCGGCAGCCTCACCCAGGCGCAGGTCGACGAGCGCCTGCCGCTCATTCAGCCGGTGACGAGCTATGACGATATCGGCGACGCGGACGTCGTCATCGAAGCGGTGTTCGAGCGCATCGACGTCAAGAAAGACGTGTTCCAGAAGCTCGACCGCGTGATGAAGCCCGGCGCGATGATCCTCACCAACTCCTCCGCCATCGACATCGACATCATGGCGAACGAGACCAAGCGCCCGCAGGACGTCGGCGGCGCGCACTTCTTCGCGCCGGCCAACGTGATGAAGCTGTGCGAGGTCGTGCGCGGCACCAAGACGTCGATCGAGACCATCGCCGGGGCGATGAAGATGGGCCGCGACATCGGCAAGATCAGCGCGGTCGCGGGCTCGTGCGACGGCTTCGCGGCGAACCGCAGCCGCGCGCCGTTCGTCACCGAGATGTTCCTCATGCTCGAAGAGGGCGTGCTGCCCGAGCAGGTCGACAAGGTGATGGTGAATTTCGGCTATCCGATGGGGCCGTTCGCGGTGAGCGACCTGTCGGGTCTGGACATCAGCTACGACACGCGGAAGCGCCGTGCCGCCGCCGATCCCAATTACCGCAAGCTCCACGTGCCCGACCGCCTCGTCGAGATGGGCCGCAAGGGCCAGAAGACCGGCGCGGGCTGGTACCGCTACGAGAAAGGCGACCGCACGCCGCACCCGGACGAAGTGGTGAAGAGCGTCATCGCCGACGTGGCGAAGGAGTTCAACGTCCCGCAGCGCGAGTTCAGCGACGACGAGATCCTGAAGCGCCTGCTGCTCGCGTCGGTCAACGAAGCGTGCAAGATCCTCGAGGAAGGCAAGGCGTATCGCGCGAGCGACATCGACGTCATGTGGCTGCACGGCTTCGGTTTCCCGCGCTATCGCGGCGGGCTCATGTTCTGGGCCGACAACGCCATGGGCGCGAAGGCGATCCTCGCCCAGGTCAACGAATGGCACCAGCGTTACGGCGACCGCTGGAAGCCGTCGAAGCTGTTGCAGGCGATCGGCGCGAGCGGCGGCAGCCTGCGCGAAGCGAAAGGCGCTGTCTAA
- a CDS encoding FAD-dependent oxidoreductase, producing the protein MSQARSDVVVVGCGIAGLAAAVAALQGGATVTLLERSPREERGGQTRYTEAYLRMKSEAEVTDDFEEMFANNGGGYLDPSLVHAAAGERETWPPLLKSLGFADPEIVSAFAEAAGPTVQWLKTFGLKFDFLPTQFLTRSQPRLLPIGGGLALVEALAAAAEKLGATFVYDTAATSLIQDDAGRIAGVRAIGPGAQRRAFAARSVVLGCGGFEGNPEMQTRYIGRRSLFLRPVCRGGYYNRGEGIAMALAIGAAPCGDYGSYHAEPIDPRSGVAEPSVFIFSYGILVNSDGRRFVDEAQSTIDACYERITREIYDQKNGIAYAVLDARHTRIPDYRLGLRTDQPPIVGQTPGELATKLGIPSQALEATIAEYNAACREAPFQPLALDGLATTGLSPPKSNWAHPLNEPPFHAYPIISSNVLTFGGLKVDRHARVLNQQGDPMPGLYAAGEVVGLYYKNYVGATSVLKGAVFGRFAGEHAAMSLRGTV; encoded by the coding sequence GTGTCGCAAGCACGATCCGATGTCGTGGTGGTCGGTTGCGGTATCGCCGGGCTGGCGGCCGCCGTCGCCGCTTTGCAGGGCGGCGCGACGGTGACCCTCCTCGAGCGCAGCCCACGCGAAGAACGTGGCGGGCAAACCCGCTACACCGAAGCGTACCTGCGGATGAAGAGCGAGGCCGAGGTCACCGACGACTTCGAGGAGATGTTCGCGAACAACGGCGGCGGCTATCTCGATCCGTCGCTGGTGCACGCCGCCGCGGGCGAGCGCGAGACATGGCCGCCGCTCCTGAAGTCGCTCGGTTTCGCGGATCCGGAGATCGTGTCGGCCTTCGCCGAAGCCGCGGGTCCGACGGTGCAGTGGCTCAAGACCTTCGGCCTGAAGTTCGATTTCCTGCCGACGCAGTTCCTCACGCGATCGCAGCCGCGCCTGCTGCCGATCGGCGGCGGCCTCGCGCTGGTCGAAGCGCTCGCGGCCGCAGCGGAAAAGCTCGGCGCGACGTTCGTCTACGACACCGCGGCGACCAGCCTCATCCAGGATGACGCGGGGCGCATCGCAGGCGTGCGGGCGATCGGACCCGGCGCTCAGCGGCGGGCCTTTGCCGCGCGCTCGGTCGTGCTCGGCTGCGGCGGCTTCGAAGGCAACCCCGAGATGCAGACGCGCTACATCGGCCGGCGCTCCCTGTTCCTGCGCCCGGTGTGCCGCGGCGGCTACTACAACAGGGGCGAAGGCATCGCGATGGCCCTGGCGATCGGCGCCGCGCCGTGCGGCGACTACGGCAGCTATCACGCCGAGCCGATCGATCCGCGCTCGGGCGTCGCCGAGCCTTCGGTGTTCATCTTCTCCTACGGCATCCTCGTCAACAGCGACGGCCGCCGCTTCGTCGACGAAGCGCAGTCGACCATCGACGCGTGCTACGAGCGCATCACGCGCGAGATCTACGACCAGAAGAACGGCATCGCGTATGCGGTGCTCGATGCGCGCCACACGCGCATCCCCGACTACAGGCTCGGCCTGCGCACCGACCAGCCGCCGATCGTCGGACAGACGCCCGGCGAGCTCGCGACGAAGCTCGGCATACCTTCGCAAGCGCTCGAAGCGACCATCGCCGAATACAACGCGGCGTGCCGCGAAGCGCCGTTCCAGCCGCTCGCGCTCGACGGCCTGGCGACGACCGGGCTGTCGCCGCCGAAATCCAACTGGGCGCACCCGCTGAACGAGCCGCCGTTCCACGCCTACCCGATCATCTCGTCCAACGTGCTCACCTTCGGCGGGCTCAAGGTCGATCGACATGCGCGCGTGCTCAACCAGCAGGGCGACCCGATGCCGGGGTTGTATGCCGCGGGCGAGGTGGTCGGGCTCTATTACAAGAAC